Within Moraxella osloensis, the genomic segment TTTTCGCCATTTTATAAATCAAAACCCATATCTATTAGATATACCACAGTCAATTCTCAATTAAGTAAAACACTTGTTATTGTTGAAAATGAAAACTGCTACATTAGTTAGCGGTTTTATCGTATTTGGCATTCAATAATAAGCTGTATTATTTATTTCATTTAAAACCTATCAATAATATTTTGCTTATCATCTTCAAAGACGAGCTTAATTAAATTTAGGCGATAGCTAACTCACTATGACTACCTAGCCTGATTAATAGTAACGTATTAGCATCAGGCTTTTCATAGATAAGTACCAAATCAGGTTTGATATGGCAGTCCCTCGAACCTGTTAGATTGCCTTTTAAAGCATGATCACAATATTTTTCTGGTAACTGGACATCATTTAACAAACAATTAAAAACTTCTGCCCAAGCAGGATGTACTAATTCTAAATGGTGCTTTTTTAAATCTCTTTTAAATTGGCTTGAAAATACCACATCTCTACTCATTGGCTAATTCCGCCATGGCTGTCATAGCATCATCTGCTGAGCTATAGCGGGGTAGTTTTCCTGACTGATATTCTTGTCGTGCCGCTACAATAGCTTGTTGAGTTTCTAGATTGGGAAAAAACTCATCTTTTTTATAATCAAAATTCAGTGGGATGGATTTAGTCGCTACAACTTGGTTGAAAAAAAGCTTAATCGCTTGCGTAGGCGATAAACCATACCCTTCAAAAATTTGCGTTGCTTGCGTGCGAAGTTCATCATCTAATCGAACATTAAAGGTAGAAGTAGACATAATGTGTACCTATTTTGCATGTCATTTGCACTTAACTATATATTAGTTTAACTAGCATTTCAACTTTTTAGGCCTAAATTAAATGTTTTTGATAAATAGTTACTTTGCTAGGTATATTTTTATTGCTAGCCAATGTGTAAGATTTATCAATCGGCTTTTTAGCACATTATTTAATCTTTATAAAATACCGACCATGAAATTATTTGGCTATCATAGCGACTTAAACCTTGTCAGAATGTTTGGTGGCCATTTGAATAAGTTAACAGCAACCTTGATAACGGTGGGTTTTCCTCTGCTATTTCTGCTTATTTGGAGTGGGGGTGCTTTATTCTCAAAACTGGGGCTACAGTATGCCAATACTTGGAGTTTTCTATTCTTAAGAGCAGTGCTTGCACTAGGACTATTGCTTATTTTATTTTGGGGAAGGGTAAAACATAACAATAATGGTCTAAAAACTCACGCAATTGAAAAAAGTGAGCTGTGTCGAATTATTATTTCGGGGCTATTACTGCAAGTTTTTTATCTAATTTTTTACTTTTCTGCCATCAAGACCCAGCTTTCTTTAGGAATTATTATACTTATTCTAGGTATTCAACCGATTATGACTAAGCTGATGGTTTCAGATGCCCTAAAAAAGGGCGATATAATATTGCTAGTCATGTGTTTCATAGGTTTGGGCATCGCCACATTAGGCTATCATAATATTGAAAAAATAAATTTGATAGGCATTGTGTTGGCGATTTTTGCGTTACTATCCATTACTTTTGGCACAGTCATCCAAGCTAAAATCACCACAGAGCCTGTTTTAACTTTGCTTATACAAACAATATCGGCGCTTGGCATTTTTGCTATTTTAACCGCCATAAATGGTTTTGTGTTTAGTTTCAATGTTTATTCGCTGGCAGCTTTAATTTGGATGGGCGCTATTGTATCTGTGGGTGCATTTTTATTGTTAACGCTGATGTTAAGATTTCGGTCTGCAGAGAAGGTTAGTACATTGTTTTTTTTACTACCTTTAATCACAATGCTATTTGAAAGTGTATTTTTTAATACCAAACTAAATGGGTTAACGATTGCCGGCGATATATTGGTATGTGTAAGTTTATTTTTGTACCAATTTAAGCCGTTTTCACCTAAAAAATAACAAGCTATGACTGAAAAAGATTACCTAAATAAGCTATTTATACGAACCTACAACACGCAGTTAGAGGGACATCAGCATCCTTATCATCAAGTCCTAATACCCTTATCTGGCAGCATTCATTTGATGTTAGAAACGAAAACCGTGCAAGTTAAATATGGGGAAGTTTATATTATCCCTAAACATGGGTATCATCAGTTCAAAGCAGATCAGCTTTTTCGCTTTTTGGTAATTAATCTTGAAGACATTGATTTTCTGCCAACGCAAAATGATGACGAAGTGCATGTTTTTTTGGATGATAAGACGTTGTGCTATCTTAATATCATTGAAAAACAGCTAATGACTGAGTTTAATGAGACCATTAATGATTATCTTTTGCAGCTTTTAATAGAGTTTTTAAGAACTATTAATGTGAATAAGCAAATTGATAGTAGGCTACTTCATGCCATCAGTGTGATGAAAAAGGATATTGGCGCTAAGCATTCGCTTGCTTCACTGGCAAACATTGCTTGTTTAAGCCAAAGCCAATTCAAAAAGCTTTTTAAGCAGCAGCTAGATATAACGCCCAAAGCCTATCTCGCTGCGCTTCGTATGCAGATGGCTCGCGGTTTAATTATTAATACGGATATGCCAATTGCTATGATTGCTGAAAAATGTGGTTATCAAAATTGTTCGGCTTTTATCCGACGATTTTCACTATTTTATTATGATACGCCCCAAAATTTCAGAGCTAAAAGGCAGTAGGAATGCTATGAATATACTACCTTACATACTAATTAGTTTATTAGGCGGTGCAATTGTTCCTTTGCAACTAGCAATAGTCAACGCTTTTCAAAAAACAACACAAGCATCTCAAATACAATCTACTTTCTACCTTTACGTAGGCGGTACAATTGCCTCTTTTATTATATCTTGTATATCAATGGGTGGCGTAAAGCCACCCCATGCAGAGGCTGCTTCATGGTGGATGTGGCTACCAGGGTTTCTAGGTAGCTTTTATATCTTATTTATGTTTATATCTGCCCCTAAGATAGGTTCTGGCAATACCTTACTCTGGGTTTTTCTTGGCCAAATGTATTTTGCGTTAATTATTGGCAAATTAGGTCTATTTGGATTAGATCCTAAACCTATTAATTTTTATAAAATGTTAGGATTGGCGGTCGTTACTATTGGTGGCATTATTATGATTGTCGGAGAAAACAAAAAATAGAAACGAGTTGCTTAATCATTTGCTTTAAATTGCTTATGTTAGTTTTTTATAAGTAATGCAATCCCGATATTTTAAAGCCGCGTATATGAGGAATATTTGGTTAAGGTTATAACGAAACTTAAATCGTTTACAAGGAAATTAATAATGAAAAAAGTTATAACATGTCTTATTTTTGATGATTTTGAAACCTTAGACTTATTTGGCGTTGTTGAGGTTTTTGGGCGTCTGCCAGATATCTA encodes:
- a CDS encoding type II toxin-antitoxin system YafQ family toxin; the protein is MSRDVVFSSQFKRDLKKHHLELVHPAWAEVFNCLLNDVQLPEKYCDHALKGNLTGSRDCHIKPDLVLIYEKPDANTLLLIRLGSHSELAIA
- a CDS encoding type II toxin-antitoxin system RelB/DinJ family antitoxin; amino-acid sequence: MSTSTFNVRLDDELRTQATQIFEGYGLSPTQAIKLFFNQVVATKSIPLNFDYKKDEFFPNLETQQAIVAARQEYQSGKLPRYSSADDAMTAMAELANE
- a CDS encoding DMT family transporter is translated as MKLFGYHSDLNLVRMFGGHLNKLTATLITVGFPLLFLLIWSGGALFSKLGLQYANTWSFLFLRAVLALGLLLILFWGRVKHNNNGLKTHAIEKSELCRIIISGLLLQVFYLIFYFSAIKTQLSLGIIILILGIQPIMTKLMVSDALKKGDIILLVMCFIGLGIATLGYHNIEKINLIGIVLAIFALLSITFGTVIQAKITTEPVLTLLIQTISALGIFAILTAINGFVFSFNVYSLAALIWMGAIVSVGAFLLLTLMLRFRSAEKVSTLFFLLPLITMLFESVFFNTKLNGLTIAGDILVCVSLFLYQFKPFSPKK
- a CDS encoding helix-turn-helix domain-containing protein; this encodes MTEKDYLNKLFIRTYNTQLEGHQHPYHQVLIPLSGSIHLMLETKTVQVKYGEVYIIPKHGYHQFKADQLFRFLVINLEDIDFLPTQNDDEVHVFLDDKTLCYLNIIEKQLMTEFNETINDYLLQLLIEFLRTINVNKQIDSRLLHAISVMKKDIGAKHSLASLANIACLSQSQFKKLFKQQLDITPKAYLAALRMQMARGLIINTDMPIAMIAEKCGYQNCSAFIRRFSLFYYDTPQNFRAKRQ
- a CDS encoding DMT family transporter, which produces MNILPYILISLLGGAIVPLQLAIVNAFQKTTQASQIQSTFYLYVGGTIASFIISCISMGGVKPPHAEAASWWMWLPGFLGSFYILFMFISAPKIGSGNTLLWVFLGQMYFALIIGKLGLFGLDPKPINFYKMLGLAVVTIGGIIMIVGENKK